One genomic segment of uncultured Campylobacter sp. includes these proteins:
- a CDS encoding HlyD family efflux transporter periplasmic adaptor subunit has product MKRLLFFVVFALAALAAAIYFNLDRREEVAHKAYGIIDIRQSSLSFERSGRISALYRDEGDFVQAGDVLAALDTADLSFQRQVQIARCDGLKFSLQKLQSGFRSEEIEMAAANVSALQNALQLATLTNERLKSLGKSNSASKQQIDEAFYSMKRTQAQLQSAQANLRQLQSGYRGEDVGAARANLASCEENLKYLNYQIETQSVLKAPFSGQIRARLKELGDISMPSVGVFELSEVKNKRAKFYLSENQLRFLRAGQSVRIIAADGSSASAKIAYVSQTAMYTPRTVQTEELRADLVWEARADFSDEDGSFRLGQPISVEF; this is encoded by the coding sequence ATGAAAAGGCTTCTATTTTTCGTCGTTTTTGCGCTGGCCGCCCTCGCCGCGGCGATCTACTTCAATCTCGATAGGCGCGAAGAGGTCGCGCACAAGGCCTACGGCATCATCGACATCAGGCAGAGCTCGCTTAGCTTCGAGCGCAGCGGCCGCATTAGCGCGCTTTATCGCGACGAGGGCGATTTCGTGCAGGCTGGCGACGTCTTGGCGGCTCTGGATACGGCGGATCTGAGTTTTCAAAGACAGGTTCAGATCGCGAGGTGCGACGGGCTTAAATTTAGCTTGCAAAAGCTGCAAAGCGGCTTTCGTAGCGAGGAGATCGAGATGGCGGCGGCGAACGTAAGCGCGCTGCAAAACGCCCTACAGCTCGCTACTTTGACGAACGAGCGCCTCAAGAGCCTAGGCAAAAGCAACTCCGCGTCCAAGCAGCAGATCGACGAGGCGTTTTACTCGATGAAGCGCACGCAAGCCCAGCTGCAAAGCGCACAGGCCAATCTGCGCCAGCTTCAAAGCGGCTACCGCGGCGAGGATGTCGGCGCCGCCCGCGCAAATTTAGCAAGCTGCGAGGAAAATCTAAAATATCTGAATTACCAAATCGAGACGCAAAGCGTGCTAAAAGCGCCCTTTAGCGGGCAGATCAGAGCGCGCCTTAAGGAGCTTGGCGATATCAGCATGCCAAGCGTGGGCGTTTTTGAGCTTAGCGAAGTAAAAAATAAGCGCGCGAAATTTTATCTAAGCGAAAATCAGCTCCGCTTCCTGCGTGCCGGGCAGAGCGTGCGGATCATCGCTGCGGACGGCTCTAGCGCGAGCGCAAAGATCGCCTACGTGAGCCAAACCGCGATGTACACGCCCCGTACAGTGCAAACCGAGGAGCTGCGCGCCGATCTCGTATGGGAGGCACGCGCAGATTTCAGCGACGAGGACGGCAGCTTTCGCCTGGGACAGCCGATCAGCGTGGAATTTTGA
- a CDS encoding ATP-binding cassette domain-containing protein, translating to MDLLNIVNLKKFYLREDRSKNVVFENFDLRIGASPRLISLTGPDGAGKSTLLKLICGIIAPDCGEIKFAGFTPSGENKEFVRANGYMSQSLGLYEELSVWQNLNIFAGLKGLDLKDGEEYLRGLLRRVGLLKFKDYAVDSLSGGMKQKLGVACAIAARPRLLVLDEPTVGVDPLSRSELWAIVREYLDQSGAKCIFSTAYFDEAADADLTLILLGGKIIAQERAAKITAALRDRTFRICSEDYQSLARRLMFKTQRFLKNSPLIDICPRDGSVDLLSEEPISLRDLQEFLNASLSGSDENSGGENTERENVGDKGTYPENGRGENFKISNESGDVKFNESGDAKVKENGGAKFKLSPREASLEDAYIFLNKAEIGAANFGYEKRSFDAAQTVIKVRDVSKKFGSFTAVENTSFEVKKGEIFGLLGPNGAGKTTTFRMICALLGMSGGEISVMGEDLRYAKSSIRSRIGYVSQKFSLYKKLSCYQNLEYFGRSYGIGGMALKRRIEELLSEFGLQRLRNETWQNLPFGAGRNLSMACALIHRPEILFLDEATSGADPLSRRLFWNRINALARTGVSVVVTTHFMEEAEYCDRFLIQDRGKILALGSPDEVCVQHGRRLSVQQAFINEVQKFRSEAGDEGF from the coding sequence TTGGATCTACTAAATATCGTAAATTTAAAGAAATTTTACCTGCGAGAGGATCGCAGCAAAAACGTCGTTTTTGAAAATTTCGATCTGCGAATTGGCGCCTCGCCGCGGCTCATCAGCCTCACGGGCCCCGACGGCGCGGGCAAATCCACGCTTTTAAAGCTCATCTGCGGCATCATCGCGCCCGATTGCGGCGAGATAAAATTTGCCGGCTTCACCCCTAGCGGCGAAAATAAAGAATTCGTCCGCGCAAACGGCTATATGTCGCAGAGCTTGGGGCTTTACGAGGAGCTTAGCGTCTGGCAAAATTTAAACATCTTCGCGGGCCTAAAAGGGCTCGATCTAAAAGACGGCGAGGAGTATCTGCGCGGGCTTTTGCGCCGCGTGGGGCTTTTGAAATTTAAAGATTACGCCGTGGATTCGCTCTCCGGCGGAATGAAACAAAAGCTTGGCGTTGCGTGCGCTATCGCAGCTCGGCCGCGGCTTTTGGTGCTCGATGAGCCCACCGTCGGCGTCGATCCGCTCTCACGCAGCGAGCTGTGGGCGATCGTGCGCGAGTATCTGGATCAAAGCGGCGCGAAATGCATATTTTCGACGGCGTATTTCGACGAGGCGGCGGATGCCGATCTGACGCTGATCTTACTCGGCGGCAAGATCATAGCGCAGGAGCGCGCTGCAAAGATCACCGCGGCGCTGCGGGATCGCACCTTTCGCATATGCAGCGAGGATTATCAGAGCCTGGCGCGCCGCTTGATGTTTAAGACGCAAAGATTTTTAAAAAATTCCCCGCTCATCGACATCTGCCCCAGAGACGGCAGCGTCGATCTGCTAAGCGAAGAGCCGATAAGCCTGCGCGATCTGCAGGAGTTTTTAAACGCGAGCCTAAGCGGTAGCGACGAAAACAGCGGCGGCGAAAATACAGAGCGCGAAAATGTAGGCGACAAAGGCACGTATCCCGAAAACGGGCGCGGCGAAAATTTTAAAATTTCAAACGAAAGCGGAGACGTTAAATTTAACGAAAGCGGAGACGCTAAAGTTAAAGAAAACGGGGGCGCGAAATTTAAACTGAGCCCGCGCGAGGCGAGCCTAGAGGATGCGTATATTTTTCTAAACAAAGCAGAGATCGGCGCAGCAAATTTCGGCTACGAAAAAAGGAGCTTCGATGCGGCGCAAACCGTCATCAAAGTGCGCGACGTGAGTAAAAAATTCGGCTCATTCACCGCCGTGGAAAATACGAGTTTCGAGGTCAAAAAGGGCGAGATTTTCGGCCTTCTGGGCCCAAACGGCGCGGGCAAAACGACGACCTTTCGCATGATCTGCGCGCTTTTGGGGATGAGCGGGGGCGAGATCTCGGTCATGGGTGAGGATCTGCGCTACGCCAAATCATCGATTAGATCGCGCATCGGCTACGTCTCGCAGAAATTTTCGCTTTATAAAAAGCTAAGCTGCTATCAAAATTTAGAGTATTTCGGCCGCAGCTACGGCATCGGCGGCATGGCGCTGAAGCGGCGCATAGAGGAGCTTTTGAGCGAGTTTGGCTTGCAGCGGCTGCGAAACGAGACGTGGCAAAACCTGCCCTTTGGCGCGGGGCGCAACCTTTCGATGGCGTGCGCGCTCATCCACCGCCCCGAGATTTTGTTTCTCGACGAGGCCACCAGCGGCGCCGATCCACTCTCGCGCAGGCTCTTTTGGAACCGCATAAATGCGCTGGCGCGCACCGGCGTGAGCGTGGTCGTGACGACGCATTTTATGGAGGAGGCGGAGTATTGCGATCGGTTTTTGATCCAAGATCGCGGCAAAATCCTGGCGCTAGGTAGCCCCGACGAGGTCTGCGTAC